One window of Cellulomonas shaoxiangyii genomic DNA carries:
- a CDS encoding NUDIX hydrolase, with product MSPPVRPAVEAAGALVWRVRAGRVQVALVHRPRYRDWSWPKGKLDPGEAAPAAAVREVEEETGLAVVLGVPLPGLEYTLADGRRKVVRYWAAQPAGRGDRAPLEARPPVPRAEADEIDRWEWYDVRTAAKRLTRQEDRRPLDALVETFAKDRLDTRALVVARHGQARKRSQWDGAEGDRPLTGLGGRQADAMVPVLAAFGVGHVVTSDWERCAATMAPFAHAARLAPEISPELTEAEHDESPARVAAVVGRCLDERVDTVLCTHRPVLPTVLDVLATHARRPVANRLPTENPYLQPGEVLVAHAAMTRRGPRVVATETHRSTAAG from the coding sequence GTGAGCCCGCCCGTCCGGCCCGCGGTCGAGGCCGCCGGCGCTCTCGTGTGGCGCGTGCGGGCCGGCCGCGTGCAGGTCGCGCTGGTCCACCGGCCGCGGTACCGCGACTGGTCCTGGCCGAAGGGCAAGCTCGACCCGGGCGAGGCGGCGCCCGCCGCCGCCGTGCGCGAGGTCGAGGAGGAGACCGGGCTGGCGGTCGTGCTCGGCGTCCCGCTGCCCGGGCTGGAGTACACGCTCGCGGACGGGCGGCGCAAGGTCGTCCGCTACTGGGCCGCGCAGCCCGCCGGCCGCGGGGACCGGGCACCGCTCGAGGCGCGCCCGCCGGTGCCGCGCGCGGAGGCGGACGAGATCGACCGCTGGGAGTGGTACGACGTGCGCACCGCGGCCAAGCGCCTGACCCGGCAGGAGGACCGGCGGCCGCTCGACGCGCTCGTCGAGACGTTCGCCAAGGACCGGCTCGACACGCGGGCCCTGGTCGTCGCGCGGCACGGGCAGGCGCGCAAGCGCAGCCAGTGGGACGGCGCCGAGGGCGACCGGCCGCTGACCGGGCTCGGCGGGCGGCAGGCCGACGCGATGGTGCCCGTGCTCGCCGCATTCGGCGTGGGGCACGTCGTGACGAGCGACTGGGAGCGGTGCGCGGCCACCATGGCCCCCTTCGCGCACGCCGCTCGGCTCGCCCCGGAGATCTCCCCGGAGCTCACGGAGGCCGAGCACGACGAGTCGCCCGCCCGCGTCGCGGCGGTGGTGGGCCGGTGCCTCGACGAGCGCGTCGACACCGTGCTGTGCACGCACCGGCCCGTGCTGCCGACGGTGCTGGACGTGCTGGCCACGCACGCGCGCCGCCCCGTGGCGAACAGGCTGCCCACCGAGAACCCGTACCTGCAGCCCGGCGAGGTGCTCGTGGCGCACGCCGCCATGACGCGCCGCGGGCCGCGCGTCGTCGCGACGGAGACCCACCGGTCCACCGCCGCGGGCTGA
- a CDS encoding RNA degradosome polyphosphate kinase — MTDAPAIDPQLAASIAEHVDTEDPRELPAPTPLPDDRFLDRELSWLAFNQRVLELAEDPEQPLLERVRFLAIFASNLDEFFMVRVAGLKRRIATGIAVTAASGLSPRQVLEAISERAHELMERHAAVFQRDVQPALAAEGITIVRWDDLGEAEQDRLHKFFRRQIFPVLTPLAVDPAHPFPYISGLSLNLAVSVVNPASGKEHFARVKVPPLLPRYIAVDASGRPSVPARAGAESGPMSFVPVEDVIAQHLDQLFPGMEVREFHTFRITRNEDVEVEEDDAENLLKAMEKELLRRRFGPPVRLELAEGISNRVRKFLVRELGMSEDDVYELPAPLDHTGLTLIADLDRPELQYPRFVPATHRHLAEVESASATDVFAAIRARDILLHHPYDSFSTSVQTFLEQAAADPHVLAIKQTLYRTSGDSPIVDALIDAAQAGKQVLALVEIKARFDEQNNISWARKLEQAGVHVVYGIVGLKTHCKLSLVVRQEADGLRRYSHVGTGNYHPKTARLYTDLGLLTADPEVGQDLTRLFNQLSGYAPKSRFHRLLVAPRSVRTGLVQRIEREAEAARRGEPAWIKIKVNSMVDEATIDALYRASQAGVPVDINVRGICALRPGVPGLSETIRVRSILGRFLEHSRVFAFAHATPDPEDGFEGPEVFIGSADLMHRNLDRRVEALVRVADPAQVAELVELLDESTDDRTSTWHLRADGVWERHHRGPGGPLVDLQQALIQRQRRRPGSAR, encoded by the coding sequence ATGACCGACGCCCCTGCGATCGACCCGCAGCTCGCCGCGAGCATCGCCGAGCACGTCGACACCGAGGACCCGCGGGAGCTGCCCGCGCCCACGCCGCTCCCCGACGACCGGTTCCTCGACCGCGAGCTCTCGTGGCTCGCGTTCAACCAGCGTGTCCTCGAGCTCGCGGAGGACCCGGAGCAGCCGCTGCTGGAGCGCGTGCGGTTCCTCGCGATCTTCGCGTCCAACCTCGACGAGTTCTTCATGGTCCGCGTGGCCGGGCTCAAGCGCCGCATCGCGACCGGCATCGCCGTCACGGCCGCGTCGGGGCTGTCCCCCCGGCAGGTGCTCGAGGCGATCAGCGAGCGCGCGCACGAGCTGATGGAGCGCCACGCGGCGGTCTTCCAGCGGGACGTGCAGCCGGCGCTCGCCGCCGAGGGCATCACGATCGTGCGCTGGGACGACCTGGGCGAGGCCGAGCAGGACCGGCTGCACAAGTTCTTCCGCCGGCAGATCTTCCCCGTGCTGACGCCGCTGGCCGTCGACCCCGCGCACCCGTTCCCGTACATCTCGGGGCTCTCGCTCAACCTCGCCGTCAGCGTCGTCAACCCCGCGAGCGGCAAGGAGCACTTCGCGCGCGTGAAGGTGCCGCCGCTGCTCCCCCGCTACATCGCGGTGGACGCGTCGGGCCGCCCGAGCGTGCCCGCGCGCGCGGGCGCCGAGAGCGGGCCGATGTCGTTCGTGCCCGTCGAGGACGTGATCGCCCAGCACCTCGACCAGCTGTTCCCCGGCATGGAGGTGCGCGAGTTCCACACGTTCCGCATCACGCGCAACGAGGACGTGGAGGTCGAGGAGGACGACGCCGAGAACCTCCTCAAGGCGATGGAGAAGGAGCTGCTGCGCCGCCGGTTCGGGCCCCCGGTGCGCCTGGAGCTGGCCGAGGGCATCAGCAACCGGGTCCGCAAGTTCCTCGTCCGCGAGCTCGGCATGTCCGAGGACGACGTGTACGAGCTCCCCGCCCCGCTCGACCACACGGGCCTCACCCTCATCGCGGACCTCGACCGGCCGGAGCTGCAGTACCCGCGCTTCGTCCCGGCGACGCACCGGCACCTCGCCGAGGTCGAGTCGGCCAGCGCGACGGACGTCTTCGCCGCGATCCGGGCGCGCGACATCCTGCTGCACCACCCGTACGACTCGTTCTCGACGTCGGTGCAGACGTTCCTCGAGCAGGCCGCCGCCGACCCGCACGTGCTCGCGATCAAGCAGACGCTGTACCGCACGTCCGGCGACTCCCCGATCGTCGACGCCCTGATCGACGCCGCGCAGGCAGGCAAGCAGGTGCTGGCGCTCGTGGAGATCAAGGCGCGCTTCGACGAGCAGAACAACATCTCGTGGGCGCGCAAGCTCGAGCAGGCCGGCGTGCACGTCGTGTACGGCATCGTCGGCCTCAAGACGCACTGCAAGCTCTCGCTCGTCGTGCGGCAGGAGGCGGACGGGCTGCGGCGCTACAGCCACGTCGGCACGGGCAACTACCACCCGAAGACCGCGCGGCTGTACACCGACCTCGGCCTGCTCACGGCGGACCCGGAGGTGGGGCAGGACCTCACGCGCCTGTTCAACCAGCTCTCCGGCTACGCACCCAAGTCGCGGTTCCACCGCCTGCTCGTCGCACCGCGCTCGGTGCGCACGGGGCTCGTCCAGCGCATCGAGCGCGAGGCGGAGGCCGCCCGGCGCGGCGAGCCCGCGTGGATCAAGATCAAGGTCAACTCGATGGTCGACGAGGCCACGATCGACGCGCTGTACCGCGCCTCGCAGGCGGGCGTCCCCGTGGACATCAACGTGCGGGGCATCTGCGCGCTCCGCCCCGGCGTGCCCGGTCTGTCGGAGACGATCCGCGTGCGCTCCATCCTCGGCCGGTTCCTCGAGCACTCGCGGGTCTTCGCGTTCGCGCACGCGACGCCCGACCCCGAGGACGGCTTCGAGGGACCGGAGGTGTTCATCGGGTCGGCCGACCTCATGCACCGCAACCTCGACCGGCGCGTCGAGGCGCTCGTGCGGGTCGCCGACCCCGCGCAGGTCGCCGAGCTCGTCGAGCTCCTCGACGAGTCGACCGACGACCGCACGTCCACGTGGCACCTGCGCGCTGACGGCGTCTGGGAGCGGCACCACCGCGGGCCGGGCGGCCCGCTGGTCGACCTCCAGCAGGCCCTCATCCAGCGGCAGAGGCGCCGGCCGGGCTCCGCACGGTGA
- the mshD gene encoding mycothiol synthase: MTSDTDATLVTAVAGPLDPATADAVGRLHHDATRADGVAPLSEQPLLWLTEPEAPVVHLLAHAADGTLVGYAQLDVGTSTRVSGEVVVHPDHRRRGVASALLVAAQAETATVPGRRLSVWAHGDVPAARATADAAGLVVVRELLRMAVDLEAHPPAPAALPAGVTVRPFVPGQDEEAWRRVNARAFAHHPEQGRMTSADLRAREDEPWFDPAGFLLAERDGQLLGSVWTKVHPRGAAPDAGADEEVGEIYVVGVDPDAQGLGLGRALTALGLAHLRERGLRTAILYTGAENTVAVHTYERAGFRRAAVDVMYGPAPDGAPPAR; the protein is encoded by the coding sequence ATGACGTCCGACACCGACGCGACGCTCGTGACGGCCGTCGCGGGGCCCCTGGACCCCGCCACGGCGGACGCGGTCGGGCGCCTGCACCACGACGCGACCCGTGCCGACGGCGTGGCGCCCCTGTCCGAGCAGCCGCTGCTGTGGCTCACCGAGCCCGAGGCGCCGGTCGTGCACCTGCTCGCGCACGCCGCCGACGGGACGCTCGTCGGCTACGCGCAGCTCGACGTGGGCACGTCGACGCGGGTGAGCGGCGAGGTCGTCGTCCACCCCGACCACCGGCGGCGCGGCGTGGCGTCGGCGCTGCTCGTGGCCGCGCAGGCGGAGACCGCCACCGTGCCCGGCCGCCGCCTCTCGGTGTGGGCGCACGGGGACGTCCCGGCCGCGCGCGCGACGGCGGACGCCGCCGGCCTGGTCGTCGTGCGCGAGCTGCTGCGGATGGCCGTCGACCTCGAGGCGCACCCGCCCGCGCCGGCCGCGCTGCCCGCGGGCGTCACGGTGCGCCCGTTCGTGCCCGGCCAGGACGAGGAGGCGTGGCGGCGCGTCAACGCGCGCGCGTTCGCGCACCACCCGGAGCAGGGCCGCATGACGTCGGCCGACCTGCGCGCGCGGGAGGACGAGCCGTGGTTCGACCCGGCCGGCTTCCTGCTCGCCGAGCGCGACGGCCAGCTGCTCGGCTCGGTGTGGACCAAGGTCCACCCGCGCGGTGCGGCGCCCGACGCGGGGGCCGACGAGGAGGTCGGCGAGATCTACGTCGTCGGCGTCGACCCGGACGCACAGGGCCTCGGCCTGGGACGCGCGCTGACCGCGCTCGGGCTCGCGCACCTGCGCGAGCGCGGGCTGCGCACGGCGATCCTCTACACGGGCGCCGAGAACACGGTGGCCGTGCACACGTACGAGCGGGCGGGCTTCCGGCGCGCCGCCGTCGACGTCATGTACGGCCCCGCGCCGGACGGCGCGCCTCCCGCGCGCTGA
- a CDS encoding NAD(P)-binding domain-containing protein has protein sequence MDSPASATPALRGRRARRATRGPRTVEVDVVVIGAGQAGLSAAYHLQRTGLVAVGSRGWEQAAGTFVVLDDNARAGGAWQHRWRSLTMADAHGIHDLPGMPLVVVDPAEPAADAVPYYFAQYEDAYGLNVQRPVRVERLERARDGGPEPRFLVTTRHAEHPGEVVVWAARGVVSASGTWQRPFWPSYPGRATFRGRQLHTHDYRDAKDLADGHVVVVGGGTSAVQLLLQLAEVTTTTWVTRRPPRWSDAEFTPELGREAVSRVDERTRAGLPPRSVVSVTGLPLTPAYRAGIASGVLRARCVFDRIEPDGVAWDASAPAVVEDDPGPDLPPDLPGAVPELGGWVEGPPFVAARTILWATGFRATLDHLAPLGLRAPGGGIRMDGTEVVGEPRLQLVGYGPSASTVGANRAGREAVRRLRRTLSW, from the coding sequence ATGGACTCTCCCGCCAGCGCCACCCCCGCCCTGCGCGGGCGGCGCGCGCGCCGGGCGACGCGCGGTCCCCGCACGGTCGAGGTCGACGTCGTCGTGATCGGTGCGGGCCAGGCCGGCCTCTCCGCCGCCTACCACCTGCAGCGGACCGGGCTCGTGGCCGTCGGGTCGCGGGGCTGGGAGCAGGCGGCGGGCACGTTCGTCGTCCTGGACGACAACGCGCGGGCCGGCGGTGCGTGGCAGCACCGCTGGCGCAGCCTGACGATGGCCGACGCGCACGGGATCCACGACCTGCCCGGCATGCCGCTCGTGGTCGTCGACCCGGCCGAGCCCGCCGCCGACGCCGTGCCCTACTACTTCGCGCAGTACGAGGACGCCTACGGGCTGAACGTGCAGCGGCCCGTGCGCGTCGAGCGCCTCGAGCGCGCCCGCGACGGCGGGCCCGAGCCCCGCTTCCTCGTCACCACCCGCCACGCCGAGCACCCCGGCGAGGTCGTCGTGTGGGCCGCCCGGGGCGTGGTGAGCGCGTCCGGCACGTGGCAGCGGCCGTTCTGGCCCTCGTACCCCGGCCGGGCGACGTTCCGCGGCCGCCAGCTGCACACGCACGACTACCGGGACGCGAAGGACCTCGCCGACGGTCACGTCGTCGTCGTCGGCGGCGGCACGTCGGCCGTCCAGCTGCTGCTGCAGCTCGCGGAGGTCACGACGACGACCTGGGTGACGCGCCGCCCGCCGCGGTGGTCCGACGCCGAGTTCACGCCCGAGCTCGGCCGCGAGGCGGTGTCCCGCGTCGACGAGCGGACGCGCGCGGGGCTGCCGCCGCGCTCGGTCGTCAGCGTCACCGGCCTGCCGCTGACGCCCGCGTACCGGGCCGGCATCGCGTCCGGCGTGCTGCGCGCGCGCTGCGTGTTCGACCGCATCGAGCCCGACGGCGTGGCCTGGGACGCGTCCGCGCCCGCCGTGGTCGAGGACGACCCCGGCCCCGACCTGCCGCCGGACCTGCCGGGCGCCGTGCCCGAGCTCGGCGGCTGGGTCGAGGGGCCGCCGTTCGTCGCGGCGCGCACGATCCTGTGGGCGACGGGCTTCCGCGCGACGCTCGACCACCTCGCCCCGCTCGGGCTGCGCGCACCCGGCGGCGGCATCCGGATGGACGGCACCGAGGTCGTCGGCGAGCCGCGCCTGCAGCTGGTCGGCTACGGCCCGAGCGCGTCGACCGTCGGCGCGAACCGCGCGGGGCGCGAGGCCGTCCGCCGGCTGCGCCGCACGCTGAGCTGGTAG
- a CDS encoding cellulase family glycosylhydrolase: MKHLSTRAVAASAAALLALGGLTAAATSASAAEPVGLHIEGARLVEENGTPFVARGVSHAHTWYASQTPTAIPAIRAAGANALRVVLSDGTRWTRNDATDVANVISLCRANQLVCMLEVHDTTGYGEQSGAATLAQAATYWTGLRSVLQGTEDFIQINIGNEPYGNTASVSAGWAADTSAAIRTIRAAGLRHNIVVDAPMWGQDWGGIMRDQAPTVAAADPDGNVLFSVHMYGVYAQASTITSYLDAFAAHGLPLVIGEFGFDHSDGNPDEDTIMAEAQRRGIGYYGWSWSGNGGGVEYLDMVTGFDPARKTSWGTRIFDGANGIRATARTATFFGGATPTPTPTPTRTPTPTPTPTRTPTPTATPTATPTPTATPTQNPSGACTATLRITGSWPGGFQGSVDVRAGSAGTSSWRTQFTLPSGASVSQGWSGAFSGSGSSVTVTNAAWNGTLGAGQTTSYGFIGSGPAPTGAVAVSCS, from the coding sequence ATGAAGCACCTGTCCACGCGCGCGGTCGCGGCCTCCGCGGCCGCGCTGCTCGCACTCGGCGGGCTCACCGCCGCGGCGACCTCCGCCTCGGCGGCGGAGCCGGTCGGCCTCCACATCGAGGGGGCCCGGCTCGTCGAGGAGAACGGCACCCCGTTCGTCGCGCGCGGCGTCAGCCACGCGCACACCTGGTACGCGTCGCAGACGCCCACGGCGATCCCCGCCATCCGCGCCGCCGGCGCCAACGCCCTGCGCGTCGTGCTCTCCGACGGCACGCGCTGGACGAGGAACGACGCGACCGACGTCGCGAACGTCATCTCCCTGTGCCGCGCGAACCAGCTGGTCTGCATGCTCGAGGTCCACGACACCACGGGGTACGGCGAGCAGTCCGGCGCCGCGACGCTGGCCCAGGCCGCCACCTACTGGACCGGCCTGAGGTCGGTCCTGCAGGGCACCGAGGACTTCATCCAGATCAACATCGGCAACGAGCCCTACGGCAACACCGCGTCGGTGTCGGCCGGCTGGGCGGCGGACACGTCCGCCGCGATCCGGACCATCCGCGCCGCCGGTCTGCGGCACAACATCGTCGTGGACGCCCCGATGTGGGGCCAGGACTGGGGCGGCATCATGCGCGACCAGGCGCCCACGGTCGCGGCGGCGGACCCCGACGGGAACGTGCTCTTCTCGGTGCACATGTACGGCGTCTACGCGCAGGCGTCGACGATCACGTCGTACCTCGACGCGTTCGCCGCGCACGGCCTCCCGCTGGTCATCGGCGAGTTCGGGTTCGACCACTCCGACGGCAACCCCGACGAGGACACGATCATGGCCGAGGCGCAGCGCCGCGGCATCGGGTACTACGGCTGGTCGTGGTCGGGCAACGGCGGCGGCGTCGAGTACCTCGACATGGTCACGGGCTTCGACCCGGCGCGGAAGACGTCGTGGGGCACGCGGATCTTCGACGGCGCGAACGGCATCAGGGCCACCGCGCGCACGGCGACGTTCTTCGGCGGCGCGACGCCGACGCCGACGCCGACGCCCACACGAACCCCCACGCCGACGCCGACGCCGACACGGACGCCGACGCCCACCGCGACTCCCACGGCCACGCCGACGCCGACCGCGACGCCGACGCAGAACCCGTCCGGCGCCTGCACCGCGACCCTGCGGATCACCGGCTCGTGGCCGGGCGGCTTCCAGGGCTCGGTCGACGTGCGGGCCGGCTCGGCGGGCACGTCGTCGTGGCGCACGCAGTTCACGCTCCCGTCGGGCGCGTCCGTCTCGCAGGGCTGGAGCGGCGCGTTCAGCGGCTCCGGCAGCTCCGTCACGGTGACCAACGCCGCGTGGAACGGCACCCTCGGTGCCGGGCAGACGACGAGCTACGGCTTCATCGGCTCGGGCCCCGCCCCGACCGGTGCCGTCGCGGTGTCCTGCTCCTGA
- the acs gene encoding acetate--CoA ligase yields the protein MSRTDAVAQGDTVTEPSAAPTPTEAAPVAPAAPGSAPAAASTGLENLLTEDRRFPPTPEFAAQANATADLHAWANADRPGFWGDQARSLLTWSTPFTQTLDWSDAPFARWFADGRLNATYNAVDRHVEAGHGDRVALHFEGEGGDTRTLTYADLLREVSKAANAIAALGVRTGDRVAIYMPLIPEAVITMLACARIGAPHSVVFGGFSAEALSSRILDAEAKLVVTADGGFRRGAPTALKPAVDEALAKGAPTVDHVLVVRRTGQPVEWTQGRDVWWHEAVDVASAQHTPVEVEAEHPLFILYTSGTTGKPKGIFHTTGGYLAQAAYTHLNVFDLKPETDVYWCTADIGWVTGHTYVVYGPLVNGATQVIYEGTPDTPHRGRWWEIVQKYGVSILYTAPTAIRTCMKWGEDIPAQFDLSSLRVLGSVGEPINPEAWMWYRRVIGGDRTPIVDTWWQTETGAIMISPLPGVTTTKPGSAQVPLPGIAADVVDDDAKPVPDGHGGYLVLTEPWPAMLRGIWGDPERYKDTYWSRFKDVYFAGDGAKKDDDGDIWLLGRVDDVMNVSGHRLSTTEIESALVSHPWVAEAAVVGATDETTGQAVVAFVILRGDATEAAGSDAATVQRTLRDHVARAIGPIAKPRQILVVAELPKTRSGKIMRRLLRDVAEHRTVGDATTLADASVMDLIAAGLATPAASSD from the coding sequence ATGAGCCGCACCGACGCCGTTGCGCAGGGAGACACCGTGACCGAACCGTCCGCCGCCCCCACCCCGACCGAGGCCGCGCCCGTCGCACCTGCCGCACCCGGGAGCGCGCCCGCGGCGGCGTCGACGGGCCTGGAGAACCTCCTGACGGAGGACCGCCGCTTCCCGCCGACGCCCGAGTTCGCCGCACAGGCGAACGCGACCGCCGACCTCCACGCCTGGGCGAACGCGGACCGGCCCGGCTTCTGGGGCGACCAGGCACGGAGCCTGCTCACGTGGTCGACGCCGTTCACGCAGACCCTCGACTGGTCGGACGCGCCGTTCGCGCGCTGGTTCGCCGACGGACGCCTGAACGCGACGTACAACGCGGTCGACCGGCACGTCGAGGCGGGCCACGGCGACCGCGTCGCGCTGCACTTCGAGGGCGAGGGCGGCGACACCCGCACGCTCACGTACGCCGACCTGCTGCGCGAGGTGTCGAAGGCCGCGAACGCGATCGCCGCGCTCGGCGTGCGCACGGGCGACCGCGTCGCGATCTACATGCCGCTGATCCCCGAGGCGGTCATCACGATGCTCGCGTGCGCCCGCATCGGCGCGCCGCACTCGGTGGTCTTCGGCGGGTTCTCGGCCGAGGCGCTGAGCTCCCGGATCCTCGACGCCGAGGCGAAGCTGGTCGTGACGGCCGACGGCGGCTTCCGCCGCGGTGCCCCGACCGCCCTCAAGCCGGCGGTCGACGAGGCCCTCGCCAAGGGCGCGCCCACCGTCGATCACGTGCTCGTCGTGCGCCGCACGGGCCAGCCGGTCGAGTGGACGCAGGGCCGGGACGTCTGGTGGCACGAGGCCGTGGACGTCGCGTCGGCGCAGCACACGCCGGTGGAGGTCGAGGCGGAGCACCCGCTGTTCATCCTCTACACGTCGGGCACGACCGGGAAGCCGAAGGGCATCTTCCACACGACGGGTGGCTACCTGGCGCAGGCGGCGTACACGCACCTCAACGTCTTCGACCTCAAGCCGGAGACCGACGTCTACTGGTGCACGGCCGACATCGGCTGGGTCACCGGGCACACGTACGTCGTCTACGGGCCGCTGGTCAACGGTGCGACGCAGGTGATCTACGAGGGCACGCCGGACACGCCGCACCGCGGGCGCTGGTGGGAGATCGTGCAGAAGTACGGGGTGTCGATCCTGTACACGGCCCCGACGGCGATCCGCACGTGCATGAAGTGGGGCGAGGACATCCCCGCGCAGTTCGACCTGTCGTCGCTGCGGGTGCTCGGGTCGGTGGGTGAGCCCATCAACCCGGAGGCGTGGATGTGGTACCGCCGGGTGATCGGCGGGGACCGGACGCCGATCGTCGACACGTGGTGGCAGACGGAGACGGGCGCGATCATGATCAGCCCCCTGCCCGGGGTGACGACGACCAAGCCCGGCTCGGCGCAGGTGCCGCTGCCCGGCATCGCGGCCGACGTGGTGGACGACGACGCCAAGCCGGTGCCCGACGGCCACGGCGGCTACCTGGTGCTGACCGAGCCCTGGCCCGCGATGCTGCGCGGGATCTGGGGCGACCCCGAGCGGTACAAGGACACCTACTGGTCCCGCTTCAAGGACGTGTACTTCGCGGGTGACGGGGCGAAGAAGGACGACGACGGGGACATCTGGCTGCTGGGCCGCGTCGACGACGTCATGAACGTCTCCGGCCACCGGCTGTCGACGACCGAGATCGAGTCGGCCCTCGTCTCCCACCCGTGGGTCGCGGAGGCCGCGGTCGTGGGCGCGACCGACGAGACGACCGGCCAGGCGGTCGTCGCGTTCGTCATCCTGCGCGGCGACGCCACGGAGGCGGCCGGCTCCGACGCCGCCACCGTGCAGAGGACGCTGCGCGACCACGTCGCCCGCGCGATCGGCCCCATCGCCAAGCCGCGGCAGATCCTCGTCGTCGCGGAGCTGCCCAAGACCCGGTCCGGCAAGATCATGCGCCGCCTGCTGCGCGACGTGGCCGAGCACCGCACGGTCGGCGACGCGACCACGCTCGCGGACGCGTCGGTCATGGACCTCATCGCCGCAGGTCTGGCGACGCCGGCCGCGTCCAGCGACTGA
- a CDS encoding formate/nitrite transporter family protein, translated as MLTIPETVAAHADAAVHKVALLRTPGLLLVRTMLAGAAIGIGVLVMVTAGGPLVAAGSPWAPLVNGLVFGIALTIVLVAGGELATSAMMILTQGALLGRVGWGRALVALLAALAGNLLGAMLFAALVHTSGVAGPGTAAGEALARMVAHKAEATTSELVVRGILCNVLVCLAVWCWGRIGAGTAGVAVVVGCVMVFITSGFEHVVANMTTFSLALYGDLPHATLAEAGRNLLAVGVGNTVGGALLVGAAYAYGVRPAVAPATRLAPPAPVPAGVLLSLPVPAEVPDEGALR; from the coding sequence GTGCTGACCATCCCCGAGACCGTCGCCGCGCACGCCGACGCGGCCGTGCACAAGGTGGCCCTGCTGCGCACGCCGGGACTGCTCCTCGTCCGGACCATGCTCGCGGGCGCCGCGATCGGCATCGGCGTCCTCGTCATGGTGACCGCGGGCGGCCCGCTCGTCGCGGCGGGGTCGCCATGGGCGCCGCTCGTCAACGGGCTCGTGTTCGGCATCGCCCTGACGATCGTCCTGGTGGCCGGTGGCGAGCTGGCGACGAGCGCGATGATGATCCTCACGCAGGGTGCCCTGCTGGGGCGCGTCGGCTGGGGGCGCGCCCTCGTCGCGCTCCTGGCGGCGCTGGCCGGCAACCTGCTCGGGGCGATGCTGTTCGCCGCGCTCGTGCACACCTCGGGCGTCGCCGGGCCGGGCACCGCGGCGGGCGAGGCGCTCGCGCGCATGGTCGCGCACAAGGCCGAGGCGACCACGTCCGAGCTCGTCGTGCGCGGCATCCTGTGCAACGTGCTGGTCTGCCTCGCCGTCTGGTGCTGGGGGCGGATCGGCGCCGGCACCGCCGGCGTCGCGGTCGTGGTGGGCTGCGTCATGGTCTTCATCACCTCCGGCTTCGAGCACGTCGTGGCGAACATGACGACGTTCTCGCTCGCGCTGTACGGCGACCTGCCGCACGCGACGCTCGCCGAGGCGGGACGGAACCTGCTGGCGGTCGGTGTCGGCAACACGGTCGGTGGCGCGCTGCTCGTGGGCGCGGCCTACGCCTACGGCGTGCGGCCGGCGGTGGCACCCGCCACGCGCCTCGCTCCCCCGGCGCCCGTGCCGGCCGGCGTGCTGCTCTCCCTGCCCGTGCCGGCCGAGGTGCCGGACGAGGGAGCGCTGCGCTGA
- a CDS encoding LacI family DNA-binding transcriptional regulator, with the protein MSDVARRAGVSKMTVSNVLNGRTRVGEATRRRVLEAVDELGYEINLTARRLRAGRVDTVALIVPRFDHTYFAELATSFATEVANHGRHLVVAQSGASKEGELSELSLARLRQYDAVVLSAVGLTYDEVDSLSSTQPLVLLGEQDVPQRFDHVSIGNAEGARLAVRHLLGRGARRVAVVDGPSVGPAGTGAPGGLDPTSGLRTQGWRTAHADVGLVPDERLVLGGALYTAQGAREVVLRALAAGLAPDAVFAVTDDMAYGVLAALHDAGLRVPQDVAVVGFDNLRGSEFAVPGLSSVDPGRDWIARQAVSVIERRLAGEAFEPVRLTTPVELVVRGSSA; encoded by the coding sequence ATGAGCGACGTCGCGCGGCGCGCGGGGGTGTCGAAGATGACGGTCTCCAACGTCCTGAACGGTCGGACGCGGGTGGGCGAGGCGACGCGGCGCCGGGTGCTCGAGGCGGTCGACGAGCTGGGCTACGAGATCAACCTCACGGCCCGCCGGCTGCGTGCGGGTCGTGTCGACACGGTCGCGCTCATCGTGCCGAGGTTCGACCACACGTACTTCGCCGAGCTCGCCACCTCGTTCGCGACGGAGGTCGCGAACCACGGTCGGCACCTCGTCGTGGCGCAGTCGGGCGCGAGCAAGGAGGGGGAGCTGTCGGAGCTCTCCCTGGCCCGGCTGCGGCAGTACGACGCGGTGGTGCTCAGCGCCGTCGGCCTGACGTACGACGAGGTGGACTCGCTGAGCAGCACGCAGCCGCTGGTGCTCCTCGGCGAGCAGGACGTCCCGCAGCGGTTCGACCACGTCAGCATCGGGAACGCCGAGGGCGCGCGCCTGGCCGTGCGCCACCTCCTGGGCCGGGGCGCGCGCCGCGTGGCCGTCGTCGACGGTCCGTCGGTGGGGCCCGCCGGGACGGGAGCGCCCGGGGGGCTGGACCCGACGTCCGGGTTGCGCACGCAGGGCTGGCGCACGGCGCACGCGGACGTGGGGCTCGTGCCGGACGAGCGCCTCGTGCTGGGCGGTGCGCTCTACACGGCCCAGGGTGCGCGCGAGGTGGTGCTGCGCGCGCTAGCCGCCGGCCTCGCCCCCGACGCCGTCTTCGCCGTCACGGACGACATGGCGTACGGGGTGCTGGCGGCGCTGCACGACGCGGGCCTGCGCGTGCCGCAGGACGTCGCGGTCGTGGGGTTCGACAACCTGCGGGGCAGCGAGTTCGCCGTCCCGGGGCTGTCCTCGGTCGACCCGGGCCGGGACTGGATCGCCCGCCAGGCGGTGTCGGTGATCGAGCGGCGGCTCGCGGGCGAGGCGTTCGAGCCCGTCCGGCTGACCACGCCGGTGGAGCTCGTGGTCCGCGGCTCGAGCGCCTGA